The genome window CGGCGCCATAGAGGGCCCAGGCGCCGTGGTCGGCGAGCAGATGCACCCCCTCCATCGAGGAGATCGGCGGCAGGCCGCGGCTCACCAGCCAGATCCACTGATCGAAGAGGCCCAGGTCGTAGGCGTTGCTCTGCAGCAGGGCATGGCGAGCTGCGGCGCAGATCCACAACAGCAGCGCAATCGCCCCACTGGTGAGCCAGAGGTTGCGGGGCGGCAGGCTTCGGCTTTCGGGCATGGCGGATGCTCAGGCGCCGAGCTTCCCATAGGCTGCCGGCCCTGGCCATGGATGGCGGTGGGCGTGCGGGCGAAGCTGGCGGAGCTGATGCGCTATGGCGGCGTGGGGGTGCTGGCCGCGGCGATCCATGCCCTGGTGCTGCTGAGCGGTGAACGCCTGGGGGCGCCGCTGCCCCTGGCCAACCTGCTCGGCTTCCTGCTGGCTTCGGTTTGGGGTTATTTGGCCCATGCCCTGTTCACCTTCCGGGAACACACCGGCGGCAGCACCTTTCCGCGGCGCTGGCTGCTGATCCAAACGAGCCTCAACATCCTGGTGAGCTTGCTGCTGCCCGGCTGGCTGGGCGGCTGGGCCCGCAGCGCTGGCGGCACGCTCGTGCTGGTGTTCACCCCCACGGCGATCAACTACGTGCTCTGGTCGCTGGCGGCACGGCACAGCCGCGCCCGGCGCGCCCGCCAGGCCGCAGCAGGCCCGATTCGATTTCACGCCGATGATCTCGGCCTGCATCCGGCGGTGAACGCCACGCTCCTGGAGCTCTGCGATGCCGGCGCCCTCGATTCCGCCAGCGTGCTGGTGGCTGCACCGGCGGCAGCCGCGGCGGCCGAGGCCTGCGCCCACCGGCCCAACTTTGAGCTGGCTCTTCACCTTTGCCTGAGCGAGGGGCCGCCCGCGGCGGATCCGGCACGCATCCCCGAGCTTCTCGATGATCAGGGCCGATTGGCGCTGGGCTTCGGGCGC of Synechococcus sp. HK05 contains these proteins:
- a CDS encoding ChbG/HpnK family deacetylase, which produces MAVGVRAKLAELMRYGGVGVLAAAIHALVLLSGERLGAPLPLANLLGFLLASVWGYLAHALFTFREHTGGSTFPRRWLLIQTSLNILVSLLLPGWLGGWARSAGGTLVLVFTPTAINYVLWSLAARHSRARRARQAAAGPIRFHADDLGLHPAVNATLLELCDAGALDSASVLVAAPAAAAAAEACAHRPNFELALHLCLSEGPPAADPARIPELLDDQGRLALGFGRLLLLGCLPPWWPPRQRVEAQLAQELEAQIRRFQELFPTRPLRLDGHQHVHLTPLVWGQLRQLPPALQPSWIRSLREPWPWRGIPLALWWQGCLGLGPIKWLLLRLLNRGRAAELARRGIATNAGFCGVLFTGRIDAVVVAAAQRQLRPSGGLVLAHPARGLLADAPELQAYPLSRRFYASPWRAREAEVLMRRTR